A genomic region of Notamacropus eugenii isolate mMacEug1 chromosome 3, mMacEug1.pri_v2, whole genome shotgun sequence contains the following coding sequences:
- the LOC140532269 gene encoding uncharacterized protein — MGSRDNRFILNTPSVVLLPGWRCLQITVPPQYRLRFSLGSAPAGIRARRPKVGAAVIINGVGGGGREGRGEELALARRRDGRATAPSAVAGHKGHVHEAQCWRGGAGPRERPGGVRGLTPRREARNVPKRWPLQSPAQVCTCSVGPSSGPVGKQAAAHAQVHDPLPECGRTRTSSGGGGGAGVFPPPLSPRRNRAPSGPPSDGNRQKEEQRSGFRRVFGGVRRPLRACAFQPPRVWERIFQREKLGNRDGETEAQRGSVTWRRSTLQSINSKPRCLSACPSVYPSVRQVLWPLPFRKAFITSWGRRSSLPVLRAAQNAAAAAALEPEAGGVPRT; from the exons ATGGGTTCGAGAGACAATCGCTTCATTCTGAACACTCCATCCGTCGTGCTGCTGCCAGGTTGGCGGTGTCTCCAAATCACTGTGCCGCCCCAGTACCGGCTGCGCTTTAGTCTGGGCTCTGCACCCGCAGGGATCCGGGCCAGGCGCCCGAAGGTGGGAGCTGCCGTTATTAtcaatggggtgggggggggggggagggagggccgAGG GGAAGAGCTGGCCTTGGCCCGACGTAGGGACGGAAGGGCCACGGCCCCCAGCGCTGTGGCCGGACACAAGGGCCACGTCCACGAGGCGCAGTGCTGGCGTGGGGGGGCGGGGCCTCGCGAGCGCCCAGGAGGCGTG AGGGGCCTCACGCCTCGGAGGGAGGCCCGGAACGTCCCTAAGAGATGGCCTCTTCAGTCACCCGCCCAGGTCTGCACATGCTCAGTGGGGCCTAGCTCTGGGCCGGTGGGGAAGCAGGCAGCTGCGCATGCTCAGGTGCATGACCCTCTCCCGGAATGCGGGCGCACTCGGACCTCTTCAGGGGGTGGCGGTGGGGCTGGGGTGTTTCCGCCACCGCTCAGCCCCCGCCGTAACCGTGCCCCGTCCGGCCCACCCAGTGATGGAAACCGGCAGAAGGAGGAGCAGAGGTCCGGCTTTCGGAGGGTGTTTGGCGGAGTCCGGAGACCCTTGAGGGCCTGTGCTTTTCAGCCCCCCAGGGTGTGGGAGAGGATCTTCCAGCGAGAGAAGCTGGGGAACAGAG acggggaaactgaggcccagagaggttcagtgacttggcgGAGGTCCACACTGCAGAGCATAAATTCGAAGCCGCGTTGTCTGTCTGCATGTCCGTCTGTCTATCCGTCAGTCCGTCAGGTGCTCTGGCCCCTGCCCTTTCGGAAGGCGTTTATAACCTCGTGGGGACGGAGGTCTTCCCTGCCCGTCCTCCGCGCAGCCCAGAACGCCGCCGCAGCTGCCGCTCTAGAACCCGAGGCCGGAGGGGTGCCCCGCACCTAG